The region CACAAGGCTTAAATATTTCTTAAGACAAAATAATATAAATGTAAATTTATATTCTAAGTCAGAAATAAATTACAAAGCATTTGTTCCTTTGTATTATTTGGATAAATATCATATTCATGCAAAAGGATTAGAAAGAGATGTGTTAGAAAGAAACGTGGATACAGAATTTTGTCTTATAAATTGTTCGGAATCAGATTTATCATATCATTTAAAATTTGGTGAATTATTTTCTAATTTTTTGAAAAGTGAAAAGGGCACAGTACTTGTAATAGCATGTGGTGATCTTGTAAAAAATAACAAAGATAATCTAAATTATGATGTTGATAAATTTGTAGACAATTTTTTTAATATTATAAAAAATAAATCTTATTTAGATATTTTGCAAAATGAAAGTGAATTTAATAAACCTTATTTTTATGGTGTCAAACCTTTTGTTTCAATAATTCCTCTTGTTTCTAGTCAAGATTTAACTCCAAAAATTTTATCAGTAGATAAAGAATTTGAAGAGGTTTATATGACTGTAGAATTTATTTAATATTTTTTGTACTAGGACAATATAGTGGCAATTTTTTGTTTCTATATTTTTTCATATAATAAATCCAAGAATTTAAATGTATTCTAGATAATTTATTATTTAGCAAAGATTTTATTATATTTTTCCCATGAGACGCTTGTTGATGTAAATGTATAGCAAATATTTTACCCATATAATAAACTGCTTTATTTTTTTCCCACAATCTTCTACATAAATCCATATCTTCTAAATACATAAATATATTTTCATCAAAATATCCAATATTTTCCATTGTACTTTTTTTCATCATAAAGCAAGCTCCCATTATCCAATCTACTTGCATTGTGGAATTTCTATCTGATTTTTTCATCAAAAAATTTTCTAGCCATTGTTTTCCAGATTTTGTTTTTGCTAATTTTGTTCTTCTATATATTGGATATTTCCAGTCTGGAAATGCAAAACATGTATCTTGTATGCTTCCGTCTGCATTTATAAGTCTTGGTGCGACAAGTCCTATGTCTTCTCTATTTTTTATAAATTCATATAATTTTAAAATGACATCTTTTTTTATTCTAATATCTGGGTTTAAGATAAGTACATATTCTCCAAGAGCAGATTTTATTCCAAAATTATTTCCACCTCCATAACCAATATTTTTTCCTGTTATGAGTTTCACATTTGGAAAATTTTTATCTATGACTTCAGATATTTTATCATGAGAATTATTATCCACAACTATAATTTCTGATTCAAACGGAAAATCATAATAATATAATTTTTTTAATTGATATTTTATCAAATTTGCTTGTTTGTAATTTAGTATGATAATTGATAGATTCATATCTTTATTTGTCGAGCTCAGACCAGCTGAGCTGGTTCAGCTCGATTTGTACCATTTTGAAATATCTTCTGGTTTTATTTTATTTATATTTTTAAAAGTGTATTTTCTTTTTTTTATAAATTTTCTAATTTGTTTCAAATTGTTTATAAAAAATAAAAGAGTTTCTCTCTCAAAAAATATTATATATATAAATTTTTTTAATTCATACCAAAATATATTTGGAAAGTATTTTATTAAATTTTTTGTAAATTCGTTTTTAATTATACATAATATATGATTTTTGTAAGAATATTTGTTTACAAAACTAGATTTTAATTTTCTATTTTTTGTGATGTCGGTATTTTTTGTTCCGTAAATATTTGAAGCAGTTCTATCGTGATATGCAATAGCACTTGGAACAAAATATATTTTGTTTCCAGATAGTTGCAATCTAAAGCTCAAATCTATATCTTCTTTGTATGAAAAATAATCTTCATCAAAATATTCATTTTCTATAGCTATTTCTTCTAATGCTTTTTTTCTATATATTGGAACTGCTCCTGATGTTCCAAATATTTCTTGTATATTTTGAAACTCATGGCTATCTTCTTGTCCATGTCCAATTTCTACTACTTGATGATTTTTGAAAATTTCTAGTCCGCAACTATCTATAATATTTGTTTTACCATTGTCTATTGTTTGAAGTGCTTTTTCTGGTTCTGGTGACGTAGAAGAAGTTCTAAGTTTTTTGAAATCCCATCTATA is a window of Patescibacteria group bacterium DNA encoding:
- a CDS encoding glycosyltransferase family 2 protein, which gives rise to MNLSIIILNYKQANLIKYQLKKLYYYDFPFESEIIVVDNNSHDKISEVIDKNFPNVKLITGKNIGYGGGNNFGIKSALGEYVLILNPDIRIKKDVILKLYEFIKNREDIGLVAPRLINADGSIQDTCFAFPDWKYPIYRRTKLAKTKSGKQWLENFLMKKSDRNSTMQVDWIMGACFMMKKSTMENIGYFDENIFMYLEDMDLCRRLWEKNKAVYYMGKIFAIHLHQQASHGKNIIKSLLNNKLSRIHLNSWIYYMKKYRNKKLPLYCPSTKNIK
- a CDS encoding glycosyltransferase; amino-acid sequence: MAKISINLVIWNGAKYLPYCIESIKYQTFTDWELNILDNGSSDNSLSYLKEHYPQFKVVTLKENIGFAKGHNKLISWSNSDYIFCLNQDIILDYDFLKNTVEFLETHKDVGAISPKIYRWDFKKLRTSSTSPEPEKALQTIDNGKTNIIDSCGLEIFKNHQVVEIGHGQEDSHEFQNIQEIFGTSGAVPIYRKKALEEIAIENEYFDEDYFSYKEDIDLSFRLQLSGNKIYFVPSAIAYHDRTASNIYGTKNTDITKNRKLKSSFVNKYSYKNHILCIIKNEFTKNLIKYFPNIFWYELKKFIYIIFFERETLLFFINNLKQIRKFIKKRKYTFKNINKIKPEDISKWYKSS